AGGAAATTCGGGTTGTTAAATCCCTTCTTCCGGACTTTGAGCCGTCAAGGGGAATATTTAAATTCAAAAAGGGAAGGGTGGAAATCCTGCCTACCCTACGAGATTAAGGACTGCCGGTATAACGTTAACTGCCAAAAGGAACAGCCCGATTCCAATTGTGGCGTATCTAACGGGCTTGGCCACTTTCTCGGGCAGGTACTCCTTTATAACATCGTCTAGCATTCTGCCACCGTCGAGTGGAACCAGCGGGAATAGGTTCATGAGGCCTATCCCGATGTTCAGGAGGTAAATCCAGTAGAGCGAGAAGAACAGCGGGAGTATAAGCCAGTCGTGTCCAATCTTCGACTTCACGTGCTGGGTCGGCCTTATCCCTATGAATCCCTTCTCTGGATTTTCCGGGTTTTCGGCCAGCGTGAGCTTTAGGTTCATCTCCTTTCCATCCCTGATGACGGTGAGCGTTATGGTTTCTCCGGGCTTCGTCTTGTTCATAAGAGATATAAACTCCTCCATGGTTTTAACGCTCTGTCCGTTTATTGCGACTATAACGTCCCCTTTGTGGAGAACACCATCCGCCGGTGCCCCCTTGATTACTTCACTAACCCCTATACCATCAGGCACGAGGAGAGGGGTCACTGCGTAGCTGAGAATGAGAGCCGTTATTATTGCCGTCGTCACGTTTGCCATCGAACCGGCCCCGTAAACCCTGAGCCTGGAGCGCAAAGGAGCTTTTGAGAGCTTCTCCTCGTCTGGCTCCACAAAGGCTCCCGGTATTACGGCGAGCAGAACGAGGCCAACCGATTTGAGGGGAAGCTTTTCGGCCCTCGCTACAACACCATGGCTCAACTCGTGGACGACCATAACCACGGCGAGGCCTATCAGGCCGTACCAGAGGGGAATCGTCACACCAGGTATTACCAGCTGAACCCCTGAGGGACTTTTCTTCGTCTGGAGGGTCTTCAAAGCCGTCATGAAAAGGGCATAAAAGACGTAGGCCATTCCCATGTAGCCGAGGGCTATCCCTATGTCACCATAAACCTTCCAGAACCGGGGGTTGAGCTTTGAGAGTCTGTCTATGAAGCCGAGAAGCCTCTTGGTCCTCCACATTGCTATTAGAAAGTCAACGCTTAACCCCTCTTCCTTTTCTATGGGCTCTCCCGTTTCGGGGTCTATCTCCTTCTTTCCGAACAGGGAGTAGAGAACGAGCCAGAAGACGGTTATCGCCATTATCACTATAACCGCGGTGCTCACCATGGTTCAACACCCTTTTTCCGCTGGGCTAATCTCATTAGATGGTCTTATAAACGTTAGCGGACAAATCCGTGGCGATGGAAAGTTTGAGGATAGCCTTCGTCTACGACGTTATCTACCCCTGGGTCAAGGGCGGAGTTGAAAAGAGAATCCACGAGCTCGCGGTTAGGTTAGCAAAGTCCCATGAGGTTCACGTTTACGGTTACAGGCACTGGGAAGGAAGCCCCGACGTCGAGCGCGATGGGATTCACTACCACGGCACGGTTCGCGTTAGTAATCTCTACTCCGGCGGAAGGCGTTCAATGCTTCCTCCCCTACTCCATTCCATTTCTCTCATTTTCCGGCTCAAAGGTGAGCGCTTTGATGTTATAGACTGTCAGGCGAGCCCGTATTTGCCGGCACACTCCCTCAGGGTTCTCAGAAGGGAGAACGTCTTTATAACCTGGCACGAGTTCTGGGGAGATTACTGGTTCGATTACCTCGGTGCTCTTGGGTTTGTCGGTAAAACACTGGAGAGAGACCTCTTCTCCTTTGAAAGGCATATTTCCGTTTCCCAGAAAACGAAGCTTGACCTAATCGGGGCGGGCCTAAGAAAGCCGGTGTACCTGGTTCCCAACGGGATAGACCTGAACCTAATTCGCTCGGTAAAGCCCGCGGAACTTGAGTCCGACTTCATCTTCGTCGGCAGGCTAATTCCCGAGAAGGGTGTTGATTTTCTCCTAACCTCGCTAG
This genomic stretch from Thermococcus sp. harbors:
- a CDS encoding glycosyltransferase family 4 protein; this translates as MESLRIAFVYDVIYPWVKGGVEKRIHELAVRLAKSHEVHVYGYRHWEGSPDVERDGIHYHGTVRVSNLYSGGRRSMLPPLLHSISLIFRLKGERFDVIDCQASPYLPAHSLRVLRRENVFITWHEFWGDYWFDYLGALGFVGKTLERDLFSFERHISVSQKTKLDLIGAGLRKPVYLVPNGIDLNLIRSVKPAELESDFIFVGRLIPEKGVDFLLTSLAILKGEFPDFRTIIVGDGPERRKLELLAGELGVEENVTFTGFLDDYRDVVSLMKASKVFAFPSMREGFGLVVIEAMASGIPVVTVKHPMNASKYLVENGKNGFVVDNSPKAFAQALLRAHGSSKKLGLFARERARHYDWDDVVKTLLRVYRGVG
- a CDS encoding site-2 protease family protein, which encodes MVSTAVIVIMAITVFWLVLYSLFGKKEIDPETGEPIEKEEGLSVDFLIAMWRTKRLLGFIDRLSKLNPRFWKVYGDIGIALGYMGMAYVFYALFMTALKTLQTKKSPSGVQLVIPGVTIPLWYGLIGLAVVMVVHELSHGVVARAEKLPLKSVGLVLLAVIPGAFVEPDEEKLSKAPLRSRLRVYGAGSMANVTTAIITALILSYAVTPLLVPDGIGVSEVIKGAPADGVLHKGDVIVAINGQSVKTMEEFISLMNKTKPGETITLTVIRDGKEMNLKLTLAENPENPEKGFIGIRPTQHVKSKIGHDWLILPLFFSLYWIYLLNIGIGLMNLFPLVPLDGGRMLDDVIKEYLPEKVAKPVRYATIGIGLFLLAVNVIPAVLNLVG